The Burkholderia mayonis DNA window CCCGCCGAAGTGCATTCGACCCGCGCATCGACCGCATAGGCGCGCCGCAAGCGCGTCGGTTCGAGCACTTCCGACGGCAAGCCGTCCGCCAGCACGCCGTCCGGCCCGAGCAGCACCATCCGGTCGCAGAAGCGCGATGCGAGATTCAGGTCGTGCATCGCGACGACGACGATCGCCGACCGGCGGCTTGCCGCGTCGCGCATCGCTTCCAGCGCGAGCAATTGCCAGCGCAGGTCGAGCGCGCTCGTCGGCTCGTCGAGCAGCAGGAGCGGCGTGTGCCGCACCAGTACCTGCGCGAGGCCGACCATCTGGCGCTGGCCGCCCGACAGGCTGTCGAGCGGCTTCATCGCGAGCCGGTGCAGGCGTAACTGCTCGAACACCGCCTGCAGCCGCGCGTCGTGCTCGGCGCTCGACAGCCCGCCGCACGTCGCGCGCAGCGCGCCGCTGACCGCTTCGTAGACGAGGAGCGTCGACGCCTGGGGCAGTGTTTGCGGGAGATAGCCAACGCGCCGCATGTGCTCGCGCCGCGAGCCGCGCAGCAGGTCGACGCGATCGAGCGAGACCGAGCCGCGTGCGCGCACGAGCTGCGCGATTGCGCGCAGCAGCGTCGACTTGCCGACGCCGTTCGGCCCCAGCACCGCCACCATGCAGCCCGGCTCGATCGGGCGCAGCGTGAGTTCGTCGAGGATCGCGCGGCGGCCATACGCGACGCTCAGACGGTCGATTCGCAGCTCAGCCATCGCGTCTGCGCCGACTGATCAGCGTCATGAAAAGCGGCACGCCGACGAGCGCGGTGATGATGCCGATCGGCAACACGAGGCCGCTGATGAGCGTCTTGCTGAGGATCGACGCGCTCGACAGCATGATTGCGCCCGCGAGCATGCCGCCCGGCAGGTAGTAGCGGTGATCGTCGCCGACGAGAAGCCGCGCGATGTGCGGCCCGACGAGCCCGACGAAGCCGATCGTGCCGACGAACGACAGCGCGGTCGCGGACAGGAGGCTGATGCGCACGAGCGTGACGAGCCGCAGCCGCTCGACGGCGATGCCCATGCTGCGCGCCTGCTCTTCGCCGGCGCGCAGCGCGGTCATCGACCACACGTGCGCGCTCGCCCACAGCGCGCACGCGGCGAGCACGCACGCGAGGATCGCGATCTTGCTCCAGCTCGCGCGCGCGAGGCTGCCCATGCTCCAGAACACGATCTGCTCGAGCGCGTTGCTGTCGGCGATGAACTGCAACAGCCACAGCAGTGCCTCGAAGCTGAACATCAGGCCGATGCCGAACAGCACGACGGTCTCGGTCGTCGCGCCTTGCCGCCATGCGAGCCAGACGATGAGGAGCGTCGCGGCCGTCGCGCTCGCGAATGCGCCGAGCGACAGCGCGAGGTTCTCGTTCCATACGGCGAGCTGCCAGCCGGCGA harbors:
- a CDS encoding FecCD family ABC transporter permease codes for the protein MNTLPVSQTSLRTRYRAIAARRLAALALLAGLLTTLVVIDVATGPSTFAPADIVAGLFSPDSLPLEQCVILWNVRLPYALMAILVGAALGLAGAEMQTVLNNPLASPFTLGLSAAASVGASIVVLAGWQLAVWNENLALSLGAFASATAATLLIVWLAWRQGATTETVVLFGIGLMFSFEALLWLLQFIADSNALEQIVFWSMGSLARASWSKIAILACVLAACALWASAHVWSMTALRAGEEQARSMGIAVERLRLVTLVRISLLSATALSFVGTIGFVGLVGPHIARLLVGDDHRYYLPGGMLAGAIMLSSASILSKTLISGLVLPIGIITALVGVPLFMTLISRRRRDG
- a CDS encoding ABC transporter ATP-binding protein, with amino-acid sequence MAELRIDRLSVAYGRRAILDELTLRPIEPGCMVAVLGPNGVGKSTLLRAIAQLVRARGSVSLDRVDLLRGSRREHMRRVGYLPQTLPQASTLLVYEAVSGALRATCGGLSSAEHDARLQAVFEQLRLHRLAMKPLDSLSGGQRQMVGLAQVLVRHTPLLLLDEPTSALDLRWQLLALEAMRDAASRRSAIVVVAMHDLNLASRFCDRMVLLGPDGVLADGLPSEVLEPTRLRRAYAVDARVECTSAGEHLVLVERAVPGVDYETTGR